From the genome of Lasioglossum baleicum unplaced genomic scaffold, iyLasBale1 scaffold0021, whole genome shotgun sequence:
TCAAATTTATCTTGTTTACATCGTCAGTCAGTCACATAAGTATTTTTTCGTACgccttttaaaacagaataacttttttataattgtaccaaacgacctgatgttttgtaagcaattatagattcgtttggtacaattataaaaagttattctgttttaaagggcgtacgaatacttataTGTGACTGACTGTATATGTTGTTTCCTGCAGCACACAAATGtattggtaaaatttcattaaaaataagtagAAAGTAAAGAAGTTTCATTATTGCACTAGTATATATTGTCTCACCGATACGCTATTTTTACATGCTGCCTTTTTCTAAATACTGTCGCCGCGGTCAAGGCAGTCGACATCAATCAGTCGACATGGCCACAAAAAAATAATATGTATCCCTTTAGAATTTCTGATACTGTTGCAGTTACAAAGTCGCAGCGCAGAACCGAGAATCAGCTCTTAGAGAGATCGCGGGATTACTATATATAATAAGCACTAGTATattaattacataaatataaataattcgaTTATACAAGGTGAGGAAATCAAACAAAAGTTGCATAGTTTCCCGGTAGACATACAGTGCTCTAATCTGTTTTTTATCACTGTACTTCTTTATTGAGATATAAAGATCACCTTCAGCTTTTCAATTGAAATGTCCAATATTTTTTGTCAAATTCGAATACATTATGAAATTCTGTGTAAAGAAGTATTATACAAAGTGAGATTCAAAATGTATAAttactgaaatatttttaaaacaagtTTTATTCGAAGCGATGTTTAAAATGCTGCCCATTACAGTCAATGCATTACATAATCAAATTATCAGTAAGCGAAGAACATCTTCAGTGTTACTGTAGTTATCCCAgcatatgcactaataatatgtTCTCGCATATCTTTGACTGTTGTTGGTGGCTCGCGATAAACTTCACTTTTCAGGTGAACAACCAATGTTACTGCTACATCGGATCCAACAATTGGGGAACATTGTATTTGATACTCACATCTCGATAAAAAGAGATTAGAGCACTGTATGGCCCCAAGGGAACCATGCAacgtttgttcgaaacattttcttgtacgACAAATAACTTGCGTGTTATTTGAGATCATCACGTTacaagactcaccctgtatattctatTGTTACAGTAAGCTGGTTTATGTGGAAGTGGAAAACATAGATTTGAAAAAACCTTTCGAAGCGTAAACAGGGttcatacatttatatttgGAACATAGTTCAATACAAAATGCAAATAAATTTGATACGTATTGTATTTCTTTTTGCTGCATCTACCACTGGTATTATTGGCTTATTAGTTAACTATGTGGAACCTTATTTGCCTGTTTTAATAACACGTACATATCGTTATGGCAAATATTCTGATACTACTTATCAGCCGCTTGTAATGAAAGCAGAAGTACCTAAAAGGTGAGTCAGAAGATGGtagtaatattaatttaataacattaataataatacatataatattctagatggtttaaacatttttatatttttgccgCACCTGCTTCAAGTTGtgtattatattttgtattttgtaaatatttatggAACAACGATATACCTAAAATCGTCACGTGGACATTAAATATGAGTTTAGGAGCAAATAGACAAGCATTAGGTAAGTGCAATgtgtaaaaaattaatatttttacatttgtGTTTCAGTTTTCATTGtatatttatactttttagtatcTCCAGAAAATACATTTGTGGCTGTCTTGCTTTTGACCAGTCATTGTTGGAAAAGATTTTATGAATCAAATTGTATAAGTATTTTTAGTGGTAAAATGATGAATATATCTCATTATTTCATAGGATTCTATCATTATTTCGGAACTTTAATCTCTCTTATAGGCGAGTCTAAAGGATTTGTTGAAGGTAATGTTGTtctataattattgaatttaattgttacaataattattgtattaatatataataatcgttaataataattgttaCATTCATGTATTTTTAAACGCTCCGCTACAGGTTCAGAAAGCTATTTTTCCTGGAAAAACATTACTTATATTCATTTGATATGTGcatttattattacattatcATCATACGCTCAACTTAGAGCAAATTATATTCTCAGTGGTTTACGAAAAGAGAAAACtggtgaaatcaattctacagTTTATAAGATACCACATGGCGGCC
Proteins encoded in this window:
- the LOC143219145 gene encoding polyprenal reductase gives rise to the protein MQINLIRIVFLFAASTTGIIGLLVNYVEPYLPVLITRTYRYGKYSDTTYQPLVMKAEVPKRWFKHFYIFAAPASSCVLYFVFCKYLWNNDIPKIVTWTLNMSLGANRQALVSPENTFVAVLLLTSHCWKRFYESNCISIFSGKMMNISHYFIGFYHYFGTLISLIGESKGFVEGSESYFSWKNITYIHLICAFIITLSSYAQLRANYILSGLRKEKTGEINSTVYKIPHGGLFEYVSGALQITEIIIYISLSVILWQSSTYHYVTIWVIINQISTAMLTHKWYIETFQNYPKSRKILVPYIF